Proteins from a single region of Drosophila biarmipes strain raj3 chromosome 3R, RU_DBia_V1.1, whole genome shotgun sequence:
- the LOC108032864 gene encoding uncharacterized protein LOC108032864 gives MHKQSSTSVSAMDQDEADSGDRNICRNKVPKKWRSFPSKENSSRKCYSRSDLSEEAFIEDQHSSGPSYFMNAKGISSQRTNTHSKHSKEEHCLEGELEHIPKDTEYHSSDQNERQSLTQPSPESTDRSKSFSQIYSEIFEESKERQQKAEWACRAFKISQSKLHRTLEGSRSRGPASSNCDGDSSLESEYSSNVEGISYELDYLSIGKSDIKKSSTSDKSSFKASKEPLKQGVNQTKDFRLKRSQIPLNKTELRGRSSFKGRQEPRSSYLYRSKNKCCEDSLAYIERSCVCAQETSVCSLCSGYSRSIKYRYEGHSTELTDERDYPADRRSEVPTTATSQSRSRGDYLSSCSTRHRHHHHYRRQRSVPKTYQDRANSPINIKTRRKTHDIEVGTDQVREGLLGRSSASVGVQYPSEDETEDWNGERPGSSLNTERGDPNESEIHEDTWLSDNEEKGSSLNKLPSGYDESLMVEGESDVHNTDLADDYRSATIGDAVQVPYDLDEYSTFEELSYAVSVKYPKKGEEYIGESSNDDGSEYLSDDYDDTANRKEGCAEHQHGQPADNSYLEDDQKLSNEDGNDEPSCKVAKSKSFLSLKIYDADEALLEVPKDFEGPAIFLDDDADFLDITLTDDEEKIRAKLMAAALTTKKSTPSLSAERSLQTRRSTEPSVLSYKPSVIFTRRSEVVDDCYVPKRNDRVALLAEKLLNSLSESPPGERGRQPPADERAFADFKSQALEEREPPRKRFELPLCTDRQLLSEEFNRRVKRQLKVIGDNFR, from the exons ATG CACAAGCAGAGCTCCACCAGCGTTTCGGCCATGGATCAGGATGAAGCTGACTCTGGTGACAGGAATATTTGCCGAAATAAAGTTCCCAAGAAATGGAGAAGTTTCCCCTCCAAAGAGAACTCCTCTAGGAAGTGTTACAGTCGCTCTGACCTATCCGAAGAAGCGTTTATCGAGGACCAGCATTCTTCAGGCCCCAGTTACTTCATGAACGCAAAGGGGATTTCCTCTCAAAGAACCAATACTCATAGTAAGCATTCGAAAGAAGAACACTGTTTGGAGGGAGAGCTCGAGCACATTCCCAAGGATACAGAATACCATTCAAGTGATCAGAACGAGAGACAGTCCCTGACCCAGCCAAGTCCAGAATCGACTGACCGCTCCAAGAGCTTTAGCCAGATCTATAGCGAAATCTTCGAGGAGTCTAAGGAACGGCAACAAAAGGCAGAGTGGGCTTGTCGGGCCTTCAAAATTAGCCAATCTAAACTGCACAGGACTCTTGAGGGATCTAGGTCTAGAGGACCGGCAAGTTCAAACTGCGACGGCGACAGCAGTCTGGAATCTGAGTACTCCAGTAATGTGGAAGGGATATCCTATGAACTTGACTACCTATCTATAGGCAAGTCCGATATAAAGAAATCCTCAACTAGCGACAAGAGCTCTTTTAAAGCATCGAAAGAGCCATTGAAGCAAGGAGtaaatcaaacaaaagacTTTAGATTAAAACGTTCCCAAATACCTTTGAATAAGACAGAACTAAGAGGACGAAGCAGTTTTAAGGGAAGGCAAGAGCCTAGGAGTTCCTACTTGTATCGatcgaaaaataaatgttgcgAAGATTCCTTGGCATATATAGAGAGGTCATGCGTATGTGCACAAGAGACTTCGGTTTGTAGTCTTTGCTCTGGTTATTCCAGATCAATAAAATATCGCTATGAGGGACACAGCACGGAGTTGACTGATGAACGCGATTACCCTGCAGACCGCAGAAGTGAAGTCCCAACAACTGCGACATCACAATCTCGCTCGCGAGGAGATTATCTTTCGAGCTGCAGCACAcgccatcgtcatcatcatcattatcgtCGCCAGAGAAGTGTGCCCAAGACGTATCAAGATCGTGCAAATAGTCCCATTAATATCAAGACGAGGCGCAAAACGCACGACATCGAAGTTGGCACCGACCAAGTGAGGGAGGGTTTGCTTGGCAGATCAAGTGCCTCTGTCGGGGTGCAATATCCCAGTGAAGATGAGACCGAGGACTGGAATGGCGAAAGGCCTGGTAGTTCTCTAAATACGGAGCGTGGTGACCCAAATGAGTCGGAAATTCATGAAGATACTTGGTTGAGCGATAACGAAGAGAAAGGATCAAGCCTCAATAAGCTTCCCAGTGGGTATGATGAAAGTCTAATGGTGGAAGGGGAATCAGATGTTCACAACACCGACCTAGCCGATGATTACCGTAGTGCTACCATAGGAGACGCAGTTCAAGTTCCATACGATCTTGATGAATATTCTACCTTTGAGGAACTAAGTTATGCAGTTAGTGTTAAATACCCGAAAAAAGGCGAAGAATATATTGGTGAAAGTAGCAACGACGATGGAAGCGAATACCTTTCCGATGACTATGATGACACGGCCAACAGAAAGGAAGGCTGCGCTGAACATCAACACGGCCAACCCGCGGACAAT AGCTATTTAGAAGACGATCAAAAATTGAGCAATGAAGATGGGAATGATGAACCTTCATGTAAAGTTGCTAAATCGAAAAGCTTTCTCAGCCTGAAGATATACGACGCCGATGAGGCCCTGTTGGAGGTTCCAAAGGACTTTGAAGGTCCTGCGATATTTCTGGATGACGATGCCGACTTCTTGGACATCACGTTGACCGATGATGAGGAGAAGATCCGTGCTAAGTTGATGGCAGCAGCGTTGACTACCAAGAAGAGTACGCCTTCCTTGAGTGCCGAAAGAAGTCTGCAGACCCGCAGGTCTACTGAGCCTAGCGTATTGAGCTACAAGCCCAGTGTGATCTTCACCCGCCGATCGGAGGTGGTCGATGACTGCTATGTTCCCAAGCGAAACGATCGCGTAGCTCTTCTGGCCGAGAAATTATTAAACAGCTTGAGCGAATCCCCCCCTGGGGAAAGGGGCAGGCAACCGCCGGCTGATGAGCGGGCTTTTGCAGACTTCAAGTCTCAAGCCTTGGAAGAGAGGGAGCCGCCCAGAAAAAGGTTTGAGCTGCCTCTTTGCACGGATCGTCAGTTGCTGTCAGAGGAGTTCAACAGAAGGGTGAAGCGTCAACTCAAAGTAATTGGGGACAATTTTCGATAA